The stretch of DNA GGCGAGGTGCCAACCGGTTTCGTCCATGTGTTCGTGGTCCCGGCCGAGGGCGGCACGGCCCGGCAGTTGACCAGCGGTGATTTCAACCACGGTGGGACGCCCTATGGCGGTGGCAGTATCGCGTGGGCGCCTGACGGCGCCGAGGTCCTCATCTCCGCCCGTCGGGGCGAGAACCCGGAGTGGAATTCCCGCGAGTCCGAACTCTTTGCCGTGGCGGTCAAGGATGGCGCCCTCCGCCGGCTCACCGATCGGTTCGGTCCCGACCAAAGCCCGGCGGTGTCACCCGACGGCCGGCTGATTGCCTACACCGGGTACGACGACCGGAAGCAGGGCTACCAGAACACCCTGCTCTACTTGATGAACCGGGATGGTTCCGGGAAGCGGGTCCTCTCGTCCCGGATCGACAACAGCGTCGGGAGTCCGGTGTGGGCCGCGGACGGCAAGGGCGTCTACGTCCAGGTTGACGACCGCGGGAACACCAAGGTGAACCTGATCGCGCTCGACGGGACCGTCCGGGTCGTTGCGAAAGACCTGGGCTCCGGCACCTCGGCCTACTCGGGCGGGAGCTTCAGTGTGTCGAAGGACGGCAGTATTGCCTTCTCGTGGAGTACCACCGGTCAGCCGTCCGAGGTGGCGGTGGTCCGTCCCACGCCGATCGCGGCGGCGGCCGCCAAGATCGTGACCGCGATCAATGCCGACGTGCTCGCCGATCGGGCCATCGGTCAGGTCGAGGAGATCTGGTGGAAGTCATCCAAGGACAGCCTGCCGATCCAGGGCTGGATCATCAAGCCCCCGGGCTTCGACCCGAGCCGGAAGTATCCGATGATCCTCGAAATCCACGGCGGGCCGTTTGCGAACTACGGCGATCGGTTCGACGAGGAAAAGCAGTTGATGGCCGCCGCGGGGTACGTGGTCCTCTACACCAACCCCCGCGGCAGTACCAGCTACGGCGAGAAATTCGGGAACCTGATTCACCATGCCTACCCCGGCGATGACTTCTTCGATCTGAACTCGGGGGTCGATGCCGTCGTGGCCAAGGGGTACGTCGATCCGGACAATCTCTTCGTGACCGGCGGGAGTGGCGGCGGCGTGCTGACGGCCTGGATGATCGGCCACACCAACCGGTTCAAGGCGGCGCTGGCTTTCTATCCGGTGATCAACTGGGAGAGCTTCTCGTTGACCGCCGACATGGCGCCGTCCTCGGTCAATAACTGGTTCCCTGGCTTCCCGTGGGACAACGCCGAGAATTACGCCAAGCGCTCGCTGCTCTCGGTGGTCAAGAACGTCAAGACGCCGACGTTGGTGATGACCGGCGAGGAAGACTTCCGAACCCCGATGTCCGAATCCGAGCAGTACTACAAGGCGCTCAAGATGCTTGGGGTGGAGTCGGTGCTGGTCCGAGTGCCCGAGGAACCGCACGGCATTCGCCGCCGGCCGAGCCACGAGGCCTCCAAGATCACCACACTCGAAGGGTGGTTCGCGAAGTTCCGCCGTTTGGTTCCCTGATGGCCGTGCCGGGTTCCGCCCGTCTGGCGGCCGTGATCGATGCCTTACGGCGGGACCCGGACACGCCGGCCCTCGAGCAGCATTCGCGGCGAGCGGAACCACGTACCCGGTGTACAGGGAGGCGACGGTGGCCGGCTCGCCGTCAATGACGGCCCGCTCGGTTTTCGGCGAGAGGAGGATGGCTTTGACGCGGGCGATCAGGTTCATCAAGGCTCCGTGGAGGGTATCCGAGGGTACTCTCCGGCGCCGAAAGGGATAAACGTGGGCCGACGGTTGCGCTGAGCCAGTCCCGCGTGCTAGCCTTGCCGAATGACAAATCCTCACTCCATCCGACGCGGCGGGTTGCTCGTGGTTGCGATCAGTGCCGGCTTCATCGGCTCGTCCGGCGCCCAAGTACCTGATACCAATGCGATTAAGAAGGCAGCGGCCGGCTTGATGGTGCGGAGTCTTGGGCCGGCCCTCATGAGCGGCCGGATCGCCGACCTCGAGGTCAACCCGCGCGACAAGTCCACGTGGTACGTCGCGGCCGGTTCCGGCGGCGTGTGGAAGACCACCAACGCGGGCACCACCTTCACGCCGGTGTTCGACGACCAGCCCTCCTACTCCATCGGCGAGATTACCCTCGATCCGTCCAACCCCGAGATCGTCTGGGTCGGCACCGGTGAGAATGTGAGCGGTCGTCATGTCGGCTGGGGCGACGGCGTGTACCGGAGTCGCGACGGTGGCCGGACCTGGCAGCGGATGGGGCTGGCCAAGTCGGAGCATATCGGCCGGATCCTGGTTCATCCGAAAGACGGCAATGTGGTGCTGGTGGCCGCCGAGGGCCCGCTCTGGTCGGCCGG from Gemmatimonadota bacterium encodes:
- a CDS encoding S9 family peptidase, translating into MRFTRLLVWLLLLAVPAAAQQKLTPADIFQLEYVADPQISPDGQLIVYVRQWQDPMTDRRYSNLWLVKADGSDHRPLTTGKFVESHPRWAPDGKRIAYLCDKDGGPQVYVRWLDGGLTQPVTNTMSPPTTPTWSPDGNWIAFLSLVRKPALVVGQPLAAPPGATWAPPPKYTDKLVFRFDGVGEVPTGFVHVFVVPAEGGTARQLTSGDFNHGGTPYGGGSIAWAPDGAEVLISARRGENPEWNSRESELFAVAVKDGALRRLTDRFGPDQSPAVSPDGRLIAYTGYDDRKQGYQNTLLYLMNRDGSGKRVLSSRIDNSVGSPVWAADGKGVYVQVDDRGNTKVNLIALDGTVRVVAKDLGSGTSAYSGGSFSVSKDGSIAFSWSTTGQPSEVAVVRPTPIAAAAAKIVTAINADVLADRAIGQVEEIWWKSSKDSLPIQGWIIKPPGFDPSRKYPMILEIHGGPFANYGDRFDEEKQLMAAAGYVVLYTNPRGSTSYGEKFGNLIHHAYPGDDFFDLNSGVDAVVAKGYVDPDNLFVTGGSGGGVLTAWMIGHTNRFKAALAFYPVINWESFSLTADMAPSSVNNWFPGFPWDNAENYAKRSLLSVVKNVKTPTLVMTGEEDFRTPMSESEQYYKALKMLGVESVLVRVPEEPHGIRRRPSHEASKITTLEGWFAKFRRLVP